In Quercus robur chromosome 11, dhQueRobu3.1, whole genome shotgun sequence, the following proteins share a genomic window:
- the LOC126705222 gene encoding uncharacterized protein LOC126705222 codes for MNIIIWNSKGTLKPNFQSHIQDLTRIHDLAIFVVIETKLGGRRAKEVSDLLLFYGAIHIDTVGYAGGLWLLWNSDKVEAETLAKTKQEVHVEVKVRSSDFAWIFSAIYASPRSAERCVLWENLSKAAELHNKPWIMAGDFNEPLIGEDKFGGRGVSIGRSLLFKDCLDKCSMVDMGFSRPRYTWSNKRDLNNLILERIDKFFGNPNWCLLYPNAKVTHLPRCHSDHCPVLLESNPNRSLHLNRPFRFQSFWLTDLSFPVMVSHAWNGSRKLANSIDRFTKEAIVWNKSHFGNIHAKKRRCIARLYGIQRALANQPSDNLIYLENQIHNELEMVLDQERDLWALKSRIN; via the coding sequence ATGAATATAATAATCTGGAATAGTAAGGGCACTCTGAAGCCCAACTTTCAGAGTCACATTCAGGACCTTACCCGGATTCATGATCTGGCCATTTTTGTAGTCATAGAGACCAAGCTTGGAGGCAGGAGAGCTAAGGAGGTTTCAGATTTACTCCTTTTTTATGGTGCTATCCACATCGACACAGTTGGGTACGCAGGTGGGCTTTGGCTTCTTTGGAACTCAGATAAAGTTGAGGCTGAGACACTGGCAAAAACTAAGCAGGAGGTCCATGTGGAGGTTAAGGTACGCTCCTCTGACTTTGCTTGGATATTCTCTGCTATATATGCTAGTCCTAGAAGTGCAGAACGTTGTGTGTTGTGGGAAAACCTCTCAAAAGCGGCTGAGCTGCATAATAAACCATGGATAATGGCTGGGGACTTCAATGAGCCATTAATTGGTGAGGATAAGTTTGGTGGAAGGGGTGTCAGTATTGGCCGATCCCTATTGTTCAAAGATTGTCTAGACAAGTGCAGTATGGTAGACATGGGTTTTTCTAGGCCAAGGTATACATGGTCCAATAAAAGAGACTTGAATAATCTCATTCTTGAAAGAATTGACAAATTCTTTGGGAATCCGAACTGGTGCTTGCTCTATCCAAATGCTAAGGTCACCCATCTCCCTCGGTGCCACTCGGATCATTGCCCGGTCCTCTTGGAGTCCAATCCCAACAGATCGTTACACCTCAACAGACCTTTCCGGTTTCAGAGTTTTTGGCTTACTGATTTATCTTTCCCCGTTATGGTTAGTCATGCCTGGAATGGCTCTAGGAAGCTTGCTAACTCGATAGACCGATTTACAAAGGAAGCCATTGTATGGAATAAATCTCATTTCGGTAATATTCATGCAAAAAAAAGGAGGTGCATAGCCAGGCTTTATGGCATCCAACGTGCCTTGGCAAATCAGCCTAGCGATAATCTCATTTACCTGGAGAACCAGATTCACAATGAGCTCGAAATGGTCCTGGATCAAGAAAGAGATTTGTGGGCTTTGAAGTCGAGGATAAACTAG
- the LOC126705223 gene encoding uncharacterized protein LOC126705223, translating into MSDKDLQSYWNLDIGCLLIECSKAIIVKLVGKSVGLNYLHSKLSQLWKPSGRLDCVDLGNNFFLTRFYVKEDLDNVLRNGPWFIVDHFLSLRPWEPFFKPSSASFSLIAVWIRLYELPIELYEADILRPIGEAIGKVLRIDSHTAMEARGKYARLCVQIDVNKPLVNTILIGKFEQVVSYEGIHKLCFACGRVGHRQEACPYVIHRGKPPVAAEEVNKDGLEVRSHNLHEACVSGKSHAMPKVSGAEDIEGQYGPWMVVTRKKQIQKGTKKGSAPEGSTRSAWNSTHAQAAEGVSNATILKSQPTARPVDRPNGIGLKAHSGMGSSHALPPQAQRG; encoded by the exons ATGTCTGACAAGGATCTCCAATCCTATTGGAATTTGGA CATTGGTTGTTTGTTGATAGAATGTTCGAAAGCCATTATTGTGAAGTTGGTTGGCAAATCTGTGGGTCTCAACTACCTTCATTCCAAGCTGAGTCAGCTGTGGAAACCATCGGGAAGGCTTGACTGTGTGGACCTTGGTAATAATTTCTTCCTAACTCGTTTTTATGTCAAGGAAGATTTGGACAATGTACTAAGGAATGGACCATGGTTTATAGTAGACCACTTCCTCTCCCTCAGGCCATGGGAACCATTTTTTAAGCCTTCCTCAGCGAGCTTTTCTCTCATTGCTGTTTGGATAAGACTTTACGAGCTTCCTATCGAGCTATATGAAGCGGATATTCTCAGGCCAATTGGCGAAGCTATTGGCAAGGTGCTTAGAATTGATAGTCACACGGCCATGGAGGCTCGAGGTAAGTACGCCAGGTTGTGCGTTCAAATTGATGTCAATAAGCCGTTGGTTAATACTATATTAATCGGTAAGTTTGAACAAGTCGTCTCCTACGAAGGTATCCACAAACTTTGCTTCGCCTGTGGAAGGGTGGGTCATCGCCAGGAGGCTTGCCCATACGTGATTCACAGAGGTAAACCGCCGGTAGCAGCGGAGGAGGTGAATAAGGACGGACTGGAAGTTCGCTCACACAATTTGCATGAAGCCTGCGTCTCTGGCAAATCCCATGCAATGCCAAAGGTGAGTGGAGCAGAGGACATTGAAGGACAGTATGGCCCTTGGATGGTAGTGACTAGGAAAAAACAAATTCAGAAGGGAACAAAGAAAGGATCCGCTCCTGAGGGGTCCACCAGATCAGCATGGAATTCTACGCATGCCCAGGCAGCTGAAGGCGTTAGCAATGCAACCATTTTAAAGTCCCAGCCCACTGCGAGGCCAGTTGATAGGCCTAATGGGATTGGGCTGAAGGCCCATTCAGGTATGGGCAGCAGTCATGCTTTACCTCCGCAGGCCCAAAGAGGTTAG